The window GACCGGCAATGCGACATTATATGTGCCTGGAAGTTTCACCCTCAGCGGGAGCGGTTTCGTTTATCTGGCCCCCGGCTCGACTTTTAGTCTCTACGTCGGCACCACCAATGTCAGCGGGAATGACTCGATCACTATCTCGGGTGGCGGAGTCGCTAATGGCACTGGCGTGGCATCCAGCTTCGCCGTTTTCGGTCTGCCATCGGTTAAGACAGCCACCTACTCGGGAAGCGCAGCGTTTATTGGCACCAGCGATGCGCCCGAAGCCAGCACGACGCTGAGCGGCAGCGCCATGGGCGTGGGGTAATTAGTTGCCAATAGCGTCACCCTAAGCGGCGGAATGAACTTTCATTACGATGAACACCTCGGCGGGACGCCCTACCCGAAGTACACCGTGAGTTCCTGGCGGGAGCTGTAGCACGTAGAAAACCGCTGGGGTCAGAACAGCCTGTTTTGAATTCCGGGCTCAATGCGAAGCCAACCCGCGGCTGGCTCTGGGTCCAAGCCACCGAAAACCACCTGCGATTACAAGTCCTCAAGCTTCCTCGAAGAAAACGTGATTTCGGGAGGTCACCCCTACGGGGTTTGGTGTTTTCAGGGCAGGGGCGTTACTATAAACGGGCCACCCCCTAGCGGGGGTTTTGGGACCAGGCGCCGCAAGTCCCCTTAAGTGCGCACATGGAAAAAGAACCCCTTTTCGGCTCCATCCTTCGTCATTGCTGAGCCGGAAACATGCAGAAAGAAACAGGAGGAAACGGAGGGAACGGAGATTTTTGAAGCACTTTTGTGGCAACGGAGGCAAAAACAGCGCCTCACCATTCAGTGAGCAGCCACAAGGATGCAAGACACAGTTTTGGCTTCGTGTTCACGCCTCTGTTTTCTCTGTTATCTCCTGTTCAAACTGAATCCTTACCAGCTAAGAACCTCAATTGAGACATCCCCGATTTTTTCACAGACTACATCCGCGGCGCGCAAGCGCTCTGCGGGAAACGTGTGCGCCACCGCAACACAACGCATTCCAGCCGCCTTGGCGGCCTCGACTCCGTTCACAGCGTCTTCGATAACCACACATTCCACAGGCGCCCGGTCCAGCTTGCGCGCGGCCAGCAGGAAAATGTCAGGCGCAGGTTTTTTTGCCGCAATCCCCTCCCCGGTCACCACGGCGTCCCACCACGTCATCGGCAAGCCAATCTGGTCGAGGTTTGCGGATACCTTTATGCGGTCGGCGCTTGACGCCACGGCCACTTGCAACCCCGCCCCTCGGCATTCCCGCACTAATTCCGCTGCTCCCGGAAAAGGCCGCAGTTGCCCCGGCACGAGCCCCAGGTAAATCTGATAGGTCCGTTTCTTGGCTGCCGGCAGGTTTAGCGCAAAATGGTATCTCTCTGCCACCCCTCCAATAAACCGGTCCTCGCCCGCGCCAACGAAGGGCAGGAAATCATCCGGCTGCACCACGAGGCCCAACTCGCGAAACATGGACATCGCGGCGCTTTTGATGAGCGGTTCGGAATCGGCCAGGACACCGTCCATGTCGAACACCACGGCACGAATTGCTCTGTTCATCGGATTTGGTTGAAGCGCACGGCCCAGAGGCGCTGCATTGTTTCGAACACCTTTCGCGTGGAGAGCCGGCCTAGCCCGCCCGGGTCCCGCACCAGCACGGCTTTCTCACTGGGCGGGCGCCAGACCTCTTCGGCCGTCTCTCCCCACAAAATAATTGCCGGCAACCCCACCGCTGCCGCCAGATGGGAAATCCCGGAATCATGTCCGATAAAGCCGGTGCTCGCGGCCAGCAGCCCTGCCAATTCGGCCAGTGGCAGGCTTTGCGCCACACGCGTCCTGAGCGGGGGCAGCGCGGCCCCCAACCGCTGCAATCGCTCTCCTTCCGCCTCACCGCCCACCAAATACAAATCAAAATCTGTCCCATGCACCACTTGTTCCAACAGCTCCGCCCATTTGGATTCGGGCCAGTTCTTGCGCTCTGCGCCGCTGCCCGGGTGCAAGGCCAATACTGGCCGCCGTTTCGGCCCGGCAACCTCCAAACCACACCCAGCCTTGTGCTGTTCCGCCTCTGTTCCACCTGCGCCAACCCCCACCCCGCGCCCCTCGCGGACATGCAGATGCGGAACGGAATCGGCGTCAAAAATCGCCAGCCTCTCGAGCGGTTTCAAAAACACCTTCACCGCGTGCATACGGGATTTCTCATCTGGCCGGTGCGGGCCCCAGATGAATTGGGCGGGCGAACATCGCGCGATATTCGCGCGGAAAATGCTGTCCGGGTCGTACAAATAGGAGACAATGATGTCGAACTCGGAAAAATAATACGCCAGGTCCTCAGCCAGGGGGCCGTTCCTGGCAAAAAAACCGGCCAGCGCCCGCGCCTCGATCGAGCGGGCGCAATCGACCAGCCCGCCGGCCACCGCCAACTGGATAATGTGCGGATAGCCCAGGACCTCGATGTATGCCTCTGGAAAATTGCGCCTCAGCGCCGCGATGGCCGGCAACGTTAATATAAAATCCCCTATCGCTCCCCCGCGTATGACCAGTATCTTGCCGCGAAAAGTGGTCACTCAAAATACAGTCAATCCCAGCACCGCCACAAGCAGACCAAAAACCAGGCGCACTCCGCACCCGACCTTGACCCGCTTCTCGTTGGCCGTGCCCCACTCGAGCAAGTCCCGCAGGCGCCACGGCGCCACCGTTAGCCACATCCCAACCCCGACCAGCACATACGCCCAGCACTGAATGACCAGCACCCAGGGCGTCTGCGTCAAATACGGCCTGCCCGAGTCCACCATCAACTTGCCCAGCAACAACAGCACCACCGCCAGGCCGCGCACGGCCAGGAAGTCCTGCACGAATAGACAGCTCCCGATACCCACGGCCGCAAAACCGGCCAGCAACAGGTTCTTGTATGTTGCAAAATCCGCTATTGATTCCTGGCTGAGGTTCCAGACAAACCAGGCCGTCCCCAGCAGCATTAAGAAATAGCCCCACGGCAGGGACCGGGGAAAGCGCCGCACGGCTGCAGACCACCCTGAGGGATTAACGATTCCATAGATTTGGGGAAGCCCCATCCCTAAGCCAAGCACCAGGGCAAGTATCGAGAGATTCAATGTCATTCAGCCAATTGGCCCCATAACATGGATAATCACAACCCAACACGCAAGTTAAACCCCAAAACCTTCACAGAACGTTTTGATTGGCCGAGGCATGCGTCCTGTTCTGCGCTGTTCAAATGAATTCCGATGGCTTACTGTTGGCCGATGACTTTGAGCGAACAAATGCGGCAGTTGGCCAGCCAGGCCAAGGCCGCCTCGCGGCAGGCAGCGGGGTTGACCACCCAGCAGAAGAATGCCTGTTTGCAGGCCATGGCGGCGGCGCTCGAACGGAACGAGAGCGCAATCCAGCAGGCCAACTCGCTCGATATGGAGGCCGCCCGCCGGGGTGGTTTAGCGGAAGCCATGCTCGATCGGCTCAGGCTCGATGAGAGGCGGGTCCGGTCGATGGCCAGGGGTCTGCGCGAGGTGGCGGCGTTGCCTGACCCGGTGGGGCGGGTCCTGGACGAACGGGTCAGGCCAAACGGCCTGCGCTTGGAGAAGGTGAGCACCCCGATTGGCGTGGTGGTCATCATCTACGAATCGCGCCCCAATGTGACCGCTGATGCGGCCAGCCTTTGCTTCAAGGCCGGCAACGCCACCATCCTGCGCGGAGGCAAAGAAGCCCTGAACTCCAACCAAACCATTGCTCACATTTTGAACGAGGCCGGCGCCCAAACGTTGCGCGATTTCCCTCAGGCAGCCATCCAGGTGGTGCCAATAGCCGACCGAGAGGCCATCCCCGAATTGCTCGCCCTGACACAATACGTTGATTTGTGCATCCCGCGAGGGGGTGAAGGGTTGATTCGGGCCGTGGCCGAGTGTTCGA is drawn from Verrucomicrobiia bacterium and contains these coding sequences:
- a CDS encoding HAD-IA family hydrolase, yielding MNRAIRAVVFDMDGVLADSEPLIKSAAMSMFRELGLVVQPDDFLPFVGAGEDRFIGGVAERYHFALNLPAAKKRTYQIYLGLVPGQLRPFPGAAELVRECRGAGLQVAVASSADRIKVSANLDQIGLPMTWWDAVVTGEGIAAKKPAPDIFLLAARKLDRAPVECVVIEDAVNGVEAAKAAGMRCVAVAHTFPAERLRAADVVCEKIGDVSIEVLSW
- a CDS encoding glycosyltransferase family 9 protein, translating into MTTFRGKILVIRGGAIGDFILTLPAIAALRRNFPEAYIEVLGYPHIIQLAVAGGLVDCARSIEARALAGFFARNGPLAEDLAYYFSEFDIIVSYLYDPDSIFRANIARCSPAQFIWGPHRPDEKSRMHAVKVFLKPLERLAIFDADSVPHLHVREGRGVGVGAGGTEAEQHKAGCGLEVAGPKRRPVLALHPGSGAERKNWPESKWAELLEQVVHGTDFDLYLVGGEAEGERLQRLGAALPPLRTRVAQSLPLAELAGLLAASTGFIGHDSGISHLAAAVGLPAIILWGETAEEVWRPPSEKAVLVRDPGGLGRLSTRKVFETMQRLWAVRFNQIR
- a CDS encoding glutamate-5-semialdehyde dehydrogenase, encoding MTLSEQMRQLASQAKAASRQAAGLTTQQKNACLQAMAAALERNESAIQQANSLDMEAARRGGLAEAMLDRLRLDERRVRSMARGLREVAALPDPVGRVLDERVRPNGLRLEKVSTPIGVVVIIYESRPNVTADAASLCFKAGNATILRGGKEALNSNQTIAHILNEAGAQTLRDFPQAAIQVVPIADREAIPELLALTQYVDLCIPRGGEGLIRAVAECSKVPVIKHYKGVCHVYVDGDADPEMAEEIALNAKVQRPAVCNAMETLLVDKAIAPSFLPAIARRLVDKKVELRCDAGALEILKPAFNGNSKLKLAAEQDFFTEYNDFILNVRVVTGVKQAIEHVNHYGSAHSDSIVTRNEGRARQFLGEVDSAAVYWNASTRFTDGGEFGMGAEIGISTDKIGARGPMGLEELTSYKWLGIGTGQVRT